One segment of Fusarium oxysporum f. sp. lycopersici 4287 chromosome 7, whole genome shotgun sequence DNA contains the following:
- a CDS encoding CK1/CK1/CK1-G protein kinase — translation MASSSSNVVGVHYRVGKKIGEGSFGVIFEGTNLLNNQQVAIKFEPRKSDAPQLRDEYRTYKILVGCPGIPNVYYFGQEGLHNILVIDLLGPSLEDLFDHCGRRFSIKTVVMVAKQMLSRVQTIHEKNLIYRDIKPDNFLIGRPGTKASSVIHVVDFGMAKQYRDPKTKQHIPYRERKSLSGTARYMSINTHLGREQSRRDDLEALGHVFLYFLRGGLPWQGLKAATNKQKYEKIGEKKQTTAIKDLCEGFPEEFSKYLTYVRNLGFEDTPDYDYLRELFTQALKNTGEVEDGEYDWMKISKDSGKGWDSKSHSGAYLHNPNVRPGPSQMELHSGHRPGNTTSHQQAQNLTVGRLNAAQPPPPSPIKQMGKQRDRPSAPGALSAQRGSGVGGLRDMATPTGSTQAQFQNSAQNLPQQPRTSQQGQATQPAQASGQQANPQPSGFQKLMKTLCCG, via the exons ATggcttcgtcatcatccaaCGTGGTCGGTGTTCACTACCGAGttggcaagaagattggAGAGGGATCTTTTGGCGTTATTTTTGAAGGCACCAATTTACTCAACAATCAACAAGTCGCTATCAAGTTT GAACCTCGCAAGAGTGATGCTCCCCAACTGCGAGATGAGTACCGGACTTATAAGATCCTCGTGGGCTGCC CTGGTATTCCCAATGTTTACTACTTCGGCCAGGAGGGTCTCCACAACATTCTCGTGATCGACTTGCTCGGTCCTTCCCTTGAGGATCTTTTCGATCACTGTGGCCGAAGGTTCTCCATTAAGACGGTTGTTATGGTTGCCAAGCAAATGCTTTCGAGGGTTCAGACCATTCACGAGAAGAATCTCATTTACCGCGATATCAAACCCGACAACTTCCTCATTGGCCGCCCTGGCACCAAGGCTTCCAGCGTTATCCATGTGGTTGACTTCGGCATGGCCAAGCAGTACCGTGATCCGAAGACGAAGCAACATATCCCATACCGCGAGCGAAAGTCCCTTTCTGGAACTGCACGATACATGAGTATCAACACCCATCTGGGCCGTGAGCAGTCCCGCCGAGACGATCTCGAAGCTCTTGGTCATGTCTTCTTGTACTTTCTTCGAGGTGGTCTTCCTTGGCAGGGATTGAAGGCGGCCACCAACAAGCAGAAATATGAGAAGATtggcgagaagaagcagacaACTGCTATCAAGGATCTTTGTGAGGGTTTCCCCGAGGAGTTCTCCAAGTATTTGACGTATGTCCGAAATCTGGGCTTCGAGGATACTCCTGACTATGATTACCTTCGGGAGCTCTTTACACAGGCTCTCAAGAACACTggcgaggttgaggatggcgagTATGACTGGATGAAGATTTCTAAGGATTCGGGAAAGGGATGGGATTCGAAGAGCCACAGCGGCGCGTACCTCCACAACCCCAACGTGCGGCCTGGCCCCTCTCAGATGGAGCTGCACAGCGGCCACCGTCCCGGGAATACCACCTCTCACCAACAAGCACAAAACCTTACTGTCGGCCGTTTAAACGCCGCGCAACCCCCTCCTCCGTCTCCGATCAAGCAGATGGGCAAGCAGAGAGATCGGCCAAGCGCCCCCGGCGCCTTGTCAGCGCAGAGGGGGAGCGGGGTTGGGGGTCTTCGGGACATGGCCACGCCCACTGGCTCGACCCAGGCTCAGTTCCAGAACAGTGCCCAGAACCTGCCTCAGCAGCCGAGGACGTCCCAACAAGGCCAGGCGACCCAGCCCGCCCAGGCTAGCGGTCAACAGGCCAATCCTCAGCCCAGTGGCTTCCagaagttgatgaagacCCTATGCTGTGGTTAA
- a CDS encoding SWR1-complex protein 4: MTSSDVRDVLNLGDGVSGLRPSKKQKIAAPRPNLKGLAREVHNLGGDNPIAIVPEVTHFKKRRFASRKPAARWEMRSFKNSARSDSDFTLRHWRRKDEKQDGSDVSPEQTSQGEQPQLSRDGTEDSAFAKYNVQVSVPQYSEGQYQQSLQHNDWTKEETDYLLELARDFDLRWPLIWDRYEWNPPATNGEADADGDESKAIVPATRPRSLEDLKARYYEVASKMMAAQKPVQYMTQPEFSLHELMAHFNPQQEKLRKEFALNALTRSREEAREEESLLLEIKRILARSERFNEERRELYNRLDYPRADTDINAFKSSAGLQNLLQNLMTADKSKKRKSLMPGDGTSPSGTAPPQTAAAASTAATAAAAAQEAGRRESTAASTGPRDSTGPAATPTASNNKKGQPQQQQERRKLSTQEELLYGVTHHDRLGSGPTFRTERINKLFSHKSNQQQNRITNVLNELDVPNKLAMPTAATTHQYEQLLAAVNSLLDARKVSDKLDAEIKVEQAKKAEREKAMAPPESDSTVEKDKADQDTGTGNNSEAGAATGATTGKADGDATSAPGDANKDASEIAAPTIEASDASSKETGLLNEIDKNGRPGSSGAAQKRSASVLSSVSDKSNKRQKK, from the coding sequence ATGACCTCTTCCGACGTTCGCGATGTGCTAAACCTGGGTGATGGCGTATCAGGTCTGAGGCCGAGCAAGAAGCAAAAGATTGCTGCACCAAGGCCAAACTTAAAGGGTTTGGCTCGTGAGGTACACAATCTTGGGGGCGACAACCCCATTGCTATTGTCCCTGAAGTTACACATTTCAAGAAGCGACGCTTTGCAAGTCGCAAACCTGCAGCGAGATGGGAGATGCGATCGTTCAAAAACTCGGCGCGTAGCGATTCAGATTTCACTTTGCGGCACTGGAGGAGgaaggatgagaagcaaGATGGTAGCGACGTATCACCGGAACAGACGAGTCAAGGAGAACAGCCACAACTATCCAGAGATGGAACGGAGGATTCTGCGTTTGCAAAGTATAACGTGCAGGTTTCAGTCCCGCAGTATAGCGAAGGCCAGTACCAGCAGTCATTACAACACAATGACTGGACCAAGGAGGAAACGGATTACTTGCTCGAGTTGGCGCGCGACTTTGACCTTCGATGGCCTCTGATCTGGGACCGCTACGAATGGAATCCTCCCGCGACGAACGGAGAGGCTGATGCCGACGGTGATGAGAGTAAGGCCATCGTTCCAGCAACACGGCCACGTTCTCTGGAAGACCTCAAAGCAAGATACTACGAAGTCGCTTCCAAGATGATGGCAGCGCAAAAGCCTGTGCAGTACATGACGCAGCCTGAATTCTCTCTGCATGAACTCATGGCGCATTTCAATCCACAGCAGGAGAAATTAAGAAAGGAGTTTGCGCTCAACGCCTTGACCCGGTCGCGCGAAGAAGCTCGTGAAGAGGAATCGCTATTGCTGGAGATTAAGCGTATTCTGGCACGTAGTGAGCGATTCAACGAAGAGCGTCGCGAGTTGTATAATCGCCTCGATTATCCTCGAGCGGACACTGACATCAATGCCTTCAAATCTTCTGCTGGCTTGCAGAACCTTCTTCAAAACCTAATGACCGCtgacaagtccaagaagcgcaagtcGTTGATGCCTGGCGATGGTACCAGCCCTTCTGGCACCGCACCACCGCAAACAGCGGCTGCTGCATCTACCGCCGCTACCGCCGCCGCTGCGGCGCAAGAAGCTGGGAGACGGGAAAGCACAGCTGCGTCCACAGGGCCTCGTGATTCTACTGGACCTGCCGCTACACCAACAGCTTCGAACAACAAAAAGGGTCAGccacagcaacaacaggagCGCCGTAAGCTTTCGACACAGGAGGAGCTATTGTACGGTGTGACACATCATGATCGATTGGGCTCTGGGCCGACTTTCCGAACCGAGAGAATCAATAAACTGTTCTCACACAAGTCTAATCAACAACAGAACCGCATCACAAATGTTCTCAACGAACTGGACGTGCCCAACAAACTTGCCATGCCCACCGCGGCTACGACACATCAGTACGAACAGCTCCTTGCGGCTGTCAATAGTCTGCTTGATGCCCGCAAGGTATCGGACAAGCTTGATGCCGAGATCAAGGTTGAACAGGCCAAAAAAGCAGAACGGGAAAAGGCTATGGCTCCCCCTGAATCTGACTCCACAGTCGAAAAGGACAAAGCAGACCAGGACACAGGGACCGGCAACAACTCAGAGGCAGGAGCTGCTACTGGAGCGACCACCGGGAAAGCAGATGGCGACGCCACATCTGCACCTGGAGATGCAAACAAGGATGCCTCAGAAATAGCAGCCCCTACTATTGAGGCCTCGGATGCCTCGAGCAAGGAAACAGGACTGCTCAATGAAATCGACAAGAACGGGCGTCCTGGTAGTAGCGGTGCCGCGCAAAAGAGAAGTGCCAGCGTTCTGAGTAGTGTCAGCGACAAGAGCAATAAAAGACAGAAGAAGTAG
- a CDS encoding hypothetical protein (At least one base has a quality score < 10) has product MDERALSTSTSQPPPTPEVSSNQIPSQSSDRPPFQSPGYPDVEGSHKRKRSDSVELRHEHAQHAHTPESAHPHHESREPYGTPSRDYRPYGDEHRDKESWYSHQARDERSYDSQQNSATTPHGQTEEQIGDALRRATGQMDHGDYSNASPEGDDHSMIYGGQYGSEQRRDGRKKSAMSRSPSQSPYGNQPVKRESLPPYRGQALRIDPPQGRPLVTDDDRPTASTLPSASVASPENKLSALPYTPANVFPTPVSANPQPPPPFGERMAKEYQRVPPLHDLSRTEPESAHLGNQLPQINILHPTRTNSPAPPPPAPTSNAQVAAQLALSHSQFPQRRTQKEEMLSGRHYYPFDKELCLERERCSAACWRFNNLTTPPTNGVSPEERARLFLEILQPRDPVRVSPTEASPVTNVGRVGRHVAVETPFICDYGYNITIGHHVVIGRNCTINDVCEVKIGDNCVIGPNVSIFTAGLPIDPKKRQGGQGPQMGKPITIEQDCWIGGGAIILPGRTIGKGSTVGAGSIVTKDVPPFTIVAGNPARVLRGIAS; this is encoded by the exons ATGGATGAGCGCGCACTTAGCACATCGACATCTCAGCCTCCACCTACACCAGAAGTTTCATCAAATCAAATTCCCAGCCAAAGTTCGGATCGACCACCGTTCCAGTCACCCGGTTATCCTGATGTAGAAGGGTCTCACAAGCGAAAGCGGTCTGATTCTGTTGAACTTCGTCATGAGCATGCACAGCATGCTCACACACCGGAATCCGCTCACCCTCATCACGAATCGCGAGAGCCTTATGGAACCCCCTCAAGAGATTACCGTCCTTATGGCGACGAGCACCGAGACAAAGAGTCTTGGTATTCTCATCAGGCACGTGATGAGCGAAGTTACGACTCACAGCAAAATTCGGCTACCACTCCTCATGGCCAAACAGAGGAGCAGATTGGTGATGCGCTTCGCAGGGCTACCGGTCAGATGGACCATGGTGACTACTCAAATGCCAGCCCAGAAGGTGATGACCATTCCATGATATATGGTGGTCAATACGGATCCGAACAGAGGCGTGACGGG CGCAAGAAGAGTGCGATGAGCAGAAGCCCGAGT CAAAGCCCTTACGGTAATCAACCTGTGAAGCGCGAATCCCTGCCACCTTATCGTGGCCAGGCTCTTCGCATAGACCCCCCACAAGGCCGCCCTTTGGTGACCGACGACGACCGgccaacagcatcaacattGCCCAGCGCGTCTGTGGCCAGTCCGGAAAACAAACTCTCTGCTCTTCCTTATACTCCTGCAAACGTTTTCCCAACTCCAGTCAGCGCAAATCCTCAACCACCGCCACCCTTCGGAGAAAGGATGGCAAAGGAATACCAGCGTGTGCCTCCGCTGCACGATCTCAGCAGGACGGAACCGGAGTCTGCCCATTTAGGGAACCAGCTTCCACAGATTAATATACTTCACCCAACGAGGACCAACAGTCCTGCTCCTCCCCCGCCGGCACCGACATCAAATGCCCAAGTCGCTGCTCAGCTGGCTTTATCGCACTCGCAGTTCCCTCAGAGACGAACTCAAAAAGAGGAGATGTTGTCTGGGCGACATTACTATCCTTTCGACAAGGAGCTTTGCTTGGAGCGTGAGCGTTGCTCTGCAGCCTGCTGGAGGTTCAACAATCTTACCACCCCCCCTACTAACGGTGTATCTCCCGAAGAGCGTGCTCGCCTATTCCTCGAAATTCTGCAGCCTCGTGATCCCGTTCGAGTTTCTCCCACAGAAGCTTCCCCAGTCACCAATGTTGGCCGCGTAGGCAGgcatgttgctgttgagacACCCTTCATTTGCGATTACGGTTACAACATCACGATTGGCCATCACGTTGTCATTGGACGCAACTGCACGATCAATGATGTATGCGAGGTCAAGATTGGCGACAACTGTGTTATTGGACCAAATGTCAGCATTTTCACGGCAGGGCTTCCCATTGACCCCAAGAAACGCCAGGGCGGTCAAGGACCTCAGATGGGCAAACCTATCACCATCGAGCAGGACTGCTGGATTGGCGGAGGTGCCATTATTCTTCCAGGGAGGACCATC